From a region of the Gossypium raimondii isolate GPD5lz chromosome 10, ASM2569854v1, whole genome shotgun sequence genome:
- the LOC128034017 gene encoding uncharacterized protein LOC128034017 gives MSSSSFSPAAPPVFNGDGFHIWLVKMKTYLQAFDLWEVVNTDAEPAPLRANPTVAQIRQHADERTKRHKAMSASECIDVIFTNYGCETPKQAGISLRRSFKIRLLGEHFDEARIVEKVLSTLPERYEAKISSLEDSRDLATISLTELINTFYAQEQRRASRAEDHQEGAFNAKAREASSFKAPRGKRPWKNRPKTDTARSNDQPCRHCKRPGHPEDRCWFRPDAVCQHCKKKGHVERVCKNRSKPRQNQFQKSKVEARVAEDSSDQEECVFLVSRLVVRRNAQKFGSLTRGCTNHMSPRCLLV, from the exons ATGTCTTCCTCAAGTTTTTCACCAGCAGCCCCACCAGTCTTCAATGGAGATGGCTTCCACATATGGCTGGTCAAGATGAAGACTTACCTGCAGGCCTTTGATCTGTGGGAAGTTGTTAACACAGATGCTGAGCCAGCACCACTGAGGGCTAATCCCACAGTAGCTCAGATAAGGCAGCATGCTGATGAGAGGACCAAAAGGCATAAAGCCATGTCCGCATCCGAATGTATCGATGTCATCTTCACGAATTATGGCTGTGAGACTCCAAAACAGGCTGGGATAAGCTtaaggaggagtttcaag ATAAGGCTCCTTGGTGAGCACTTTGATGAGGCAAGAATTGTGGAAAAGGTCCTCTCCACTTTGCCTGAGAGATATGAGGCCAAGATATCCTCCTTAGAGGACTCAAGAGACCTTGCTACCATCTCTTTGACTGAGCTAATCAACACTTTCTATGCTCAGGAACAAAGGAGAGCTAGCAGAGCTGAAGATCACCAGGAAGGTGCATTCAATGCCAAGGCCAGAGAAGCCTCGAGCTTCAAAGCTCCAAGAGGCAAAAGGCCTTGGAAAAACAGGCCTAAGACTGATACTGCAAGGAGTAATGACCAGCCCTGCAGACATTGCAAGAGGCCAGGTCATCCAGAAGACAGATGCTGGTTTAGGCCAGATGCAGTATGCCAACACTGCAAGAAGAAGGGCCATGTTGAAAGGGTCTGTAAAAACAGGAGTAAGCCAAGGCAGAATCAATTTCAGAAGTCAAAGGTTGAAGCTCGAGTAGCTGAGGACAGTAGTGACCAAGAAGAATGTGTCTTTCTTGTTTCTCGCTTAGTTGTTCGAAGAAATGCTCAAAAATTTGGTTCTTTGACGCGTGGTTGCACTAACCACATGTCACCGAGATGCCTCCTTGTTTAA
- the LOC105776334 gene encoding ankyrin repeat-containing protein BDA1, whose protein sequence is MDERMIEAAQTGDIINLLYELILNDPYVLERIDAVPFSHTPLHIAASAGHIEFMMEMIKLKPTFARKLNQAGFSPMHLALQNDRTKAVLRLLRFDEGLVRVKGREDLTPLHHVVQTGNVDLLVKLLKVCPEAIADVTVRDETVFHLAVKNDMFEAFQVLVGWLIRSRHESAERWEKELLSWVDIDGNTVLHIAAIRNRPQVVEVLLGHLRRDQINAKNLEGLTALDIQSQYPWNERQADRIIDMLSKAGGLSASSSSLPNTSISSFHIESLKEKMPWFQKLETKTGRLKNGISYEMRNTFLIVIVLLITTTYEPSLNPPNMPYDSPSMKYQVSLSQDQPLNSHTFLHKTDINTAPIPSPSAIDVSKKDCWTSNHSFLVLNMFNFSVAVLLIGLLLPYHPFSLLIHLPLSGCMVSYTELYASLCEFSNKNALLSGVYNFSFTMLLPFLVVCGSIFYVMGKETKFSKNLN, encoded by the exons ATGGATGAGAGGATGATAGAGGCTGCCCAAACAGGAGATATAATTAACCTCTTGTATGAGTTGATTCTGAATGATCCATACGTTTTAGAGCGTATTGATGCTGTACCTTTTTCTCATACTCCATTGCATATAGCAGCCTCTGCTGGGCATATTGAGTTTATGATGGAGATGATCAAATTAAAGCCAACGTTTGCAAGAAAGCTAAACCAAGCTGGGTTTAGCCCCATGCACTTGGCTCTGCAAAATGACAGAACTAAAGCAGTGCTTCGACTCCTCAGGTTTGATGAAGGCCTTGTTCGTGTCAAAGGGAGGGAGGACCTCACTCCTCTGCACCATGTGGTTCAAACTGGAAATGTTGATCTTTTGGTCAAGTTACTTAAGGTTTGTCCTGAGGCTATTGCAGATGTGACTGTTCGAGATGAGACGGTATTCCATCTTGCTGTGAAAAACGACATGTTTGAAGCTTTCCAAGTCTTGGTAGGGTGGCTTATAAGAAGCCGCCATGAGTCTGCCGAACGTTGGGAGAAAGAACTACTGAGTTGGGTAGACATTGATGGCAACACTGTGCTACACATTGCAGCTATCAGAAACAGACCTCag GTGGTGGAAGTATTGCTGGGACACTTGCGTCGAGACCAAATCAATGCCAAAAATTTGGAGGGATTGACAGCACTAGATATCCAATCACAATACCCATGGAATGAAAGGCAAGCGGATAGGATTATAGATATGCTAAGCAAAGCAGGAGGTTTGAGTGCTTCCTCTTCCTCGCTTCCGAATACCTCCATCTCTTCATTCCACATCGAATCATTAAAGGAAAAGATGCCATGGTTTCAAAAATTGGAAACAAAAACAGGTCGACTAAAGAACGGTATTTCATATGAGATGCGTAACACATTTCTAATAGTGATAGTGCTACTTATAACAACCACTTACGAACCCTCTTTAAACCCTCCAAACATGCCTTATGACAGTCCATCCATGAAATACCAAGTCTCCTTAAGTCAAGATCAGCCTCTCAATTCCCACACATTTTTGCATAAAACCGACATCAATACTGCACCCATACCCAGTCCCTCCGCAATTGACGTTTCCAAAAAAGATTGTTGGACATCTAATCACTCGTTTTTGGTTTTGAACATGTTCAACTTTTCGGTTGCAGTTCTTTTAATAGGACTTCTCCTACCATATCATCCTTTCTCTTTGTTGATTCACTTACCACTTTCCGGCTGTATGGTATCTTACACGGAGTTATATGCTTCCTTATGTGAGTTTTCCAATAAAAACGCACTTCTTTCTGGCGtttataatttttcctttaCAATGTTGCTGCCTTTTCTCGTAGTATGCGGGTCAATCTTTTATGTTATGGGCAAAGagacaaaattttctaagaatctgaattaa